The following proteins come from a genomic window of Malus sylvestris chromosome 4, drMalSylv7.2, whole genome shotgun sequence:
- the LOC126618512 gene encoding bifunctional UDP-glucose 4-epimerase and UDP-xylose 4-epimerase 1-like isoform X2, whose translation MGSMEQTILVTGGAGFIGSHTVIQLLEAGFRVSVIDNLDNSVAEAVDRVRDLVGPKLSQKLHFQLGDLRNKDDLEKLFSQTKFDAVIHFAGLKAVGESVAHPHRYYDNNLVGTINLYAVMAKYNCKKMVFSSSATVYGQPEKIPCVEDFNLVALNPYGRTKLFLEEIARDMQNADPDWQIILLRYFNPVGAHESGKIGEDPKGIPNNLMPYIQQVAVGRLPELNVYGHDYPTKDGTAIRDYIHVMDLADGHIAALQKLFTTENIGCAAYNLGTGQGTSVLEMVAGFEKASGKKIPIKLCPRRPGDATAVYASTEKAERELGWKYVLYNLFVYALQGNTQD comes from the exons ATGGGGTCTATGGAGCAGACAATTCTGGTGACCGGCGGCGCGGGGTTCATAGGGAGCCACACGGTGATTCAGCTGCTCGAGGCGGGGTTTAGGGTTTCCGTCATTGATAATCTCGATAACTCCGTTGCTGAAGCTGTTGATCGCGTCAGGGACTTGGTCGGCCCCAAGCTCTCTCAGAAACTCCACTTTCAGCTG GGCGATCTCAGAAATAAGGACGATTTGGAGAAGCTGTTTTCTCAAACTAA GTTTGATGCTGTAATCCACTTTGCTGGCCTAAAAGCTGTAGGAGAAAGCGTTGCACACCCGCACCGTTATTATGATAACAATTTGGTTGGAACTATTAATCTTTACGCGGTCATGGCGAAATACAATTGTAAAAAG ATGGTTTTTTCATCATCTGCAACTGTGTATGGGCAACCTGAAAAAATTCCATGTGTTGAGGATTTCAACCTTGTAGCTTTGAATCCATATGGCCGTACCAAG CTTTTCCTTGAAGAAATTGCTCGAGATATGCAAAATGCAGACCCAGATTGGCAAATTATTCTGCTGAGGTACTTCAATCCTGTCGGGGCTCATGAGAGTGGCAAAATTGGTGAAGATCCCAAAGGCATCCCAAACAACCTAATGCCGTACATACAGCAAGTAGCTGTTGGAAGATTGCCTGAGCTTAATGTCTATGGTCATGATTATCCCACCAAGGATGGTACTGCG ATCCGAGACTACATCCATGTTATGGACTTAGCAGATGGTCATATTGCTGCTCTTCAGAAGCTTTTTACTACAGAGAATATAG GTTGTGCTGCCTACAATCTGGGAACCGGACAAGGTACATCGGTGCTTGAAATGGTTGCTGGCTTCGAGAAGGCTTCTGGCAAG AAAATTCCTATCAAACTATGTCCCAGGAGGCCAGGTGATGCTACTGCTGTATATGCTTCAACAGAGAAAGCTGAAAGGGAACTCGGGTGGAAGTATGTACTTTACAATCTATTCGTTTATGCACTGCAAGGCAATACACAAGATTAA
- the LOC126618512 gene encoding bifunctional UDP-glucose 4-epimerase and UDP-xylose 4-epimerase 1-like isoform X1, translated as MGSMEQTILVTGGAGFIGSHTVIQLLEAGFRVSVIDNLDNSVAEAVDRVRDLVGPKLSQKLHFQLGDLRNKDDLEKLFSQTKFDAVIHFAGLKAVGESVAHPHRYYDNNLVGTINLYAVMAKYNCKKMVFSSSATVYGQPEKIPCVEDFNLVALNPYGRTKLFLEEIARDMQNADPDWQIILLRYFNPVGAHESGKIGEDPKGIPNNLMPYIQQVAVGRLPELNVYGHDYPTKDGTAIRDYIHVMDLADGHIAALQKLFTTENIGCAAYNLGTGQGTSVLEMVAGFEKASGKKIPIKLCPRRPGDATAVYASTEKAERELGWKAKYGIEEMCRDQWKWAVNNPHGYKSKY; from the exons ATGGGGTCTATGGAGCAGACAATTCTGGTGACCGGCGGCGCGGGGTTCATAGGGAGCCACACGGTGATTCAGCTGCTCGAGGCGGGGTTTAGGGTTTCCGTCATTGATAATCTCGATAACTCCGTTGCTGAAGCTGTTGATCGCGTCAGGGACTTGGTCGGCCCCAAGCTCTCTCAGAAACTCCACTTTCAGCTG GGCGATCTCAGAAATAAGGACGATTTGGAGAAGCTGTTTTCTCAAACTAA GTTTGATGCTGTAATCCACTTTGCTGGCCTAAAAGCTGTAGGAGAAAGCGTTGCACACCCGCACCGTTATTATGATAACAATTTGGTTGGAACTATTAATCTTTACGCGGTCATGGCGAAATACAATTGTAAAAAG ATGGTTTTTTCATCATCTGCAACTGTGTATGGGCAACCTGAAAAAATTCCATGTGTTGAGGATTTCAACCTTGTAGCTTTGAATCCATATGGCCGTACCAAG CTTTTCCTTGAAGAAATTGCTCGAGATATGCAAAATGCAGACCCAGATTGGCAAATTATTCTGCTGAGGTACTTCAATCCTGTCGGGGCTCATGAGAGTGGCAAAATTGGTGAAGATCCCAAAGGCATCCCAAACAACCTAATGCCGTACATACAGCAAGTAGCTGTTGGAAGATTGCCTGAGCTTAATGTCTATGGTCATGATTATCCCACCAAGGATGGTACTGCG ATCCGAGACTACATCCATGTTATGGACTTAGCAGATGGTCATATTGCTGCTCTTCAGAAGCTTTTTACTACAGAGAATATAG GTTGTGCTGCCTACAATCTGGGAACCGGACAAGGTACATCGGTGCTTGAAATGGTTGCTGGCTTCGAGAAGGCTTCTGGCAAG AAAATTCCTATCAAACTATGTCCCAGGAGGCCAGGTGATGCTACTGCTGTATATGCTTCAACAGAGAAAGCTGAAAGGGAACTCGGGTGGAA GGCAAAATACGGAATAGAGGAGATGTGCAGGGACCAATGGAAGTGGGCAGTAAACAATCCGCACGGTTACAAGTCGAAGTATTGA
- the LOC126618513 gene encoding heat stress transcription factor B-2b has product MSSLPAEQNGDSAPAGSGGGGGDSQRSLPTPFLTKTYQLVDDPSVDDLISWSEDGSAFIVWRPAEFARDLLPKYFKHNNFSSFVRQLNTYGFRKVVPDRWEFANDFFKKGEKGLLREIQRRKISPSVSAAATVVPPAMAAISALAPRVSPSNSGDEQVISSNSSPVAAPAMLACRIRSSTSTSDVLEENERLRKENMQLSHELTQLRGLCNNILALMTNYASGQLDSGGGGGGGGGGGVDDGRTLELSPVKEAEPAAEDAGCNGANAEASGAEEEEEEEEEEEMRPRLFGVSIGVKRVRRDEDEEEQHREGSEGAKQEPSDGSLKRDCDATWLELGK; this is encoded by the exons ATGTCCTCGTTGCCGGCCGAGCAGAACGGCGACTCGGCGCCTGCTGGAAGCGGTGGCGGCGGAGGAGATTCGCAGAGATCGCTTCCGACGCCGTTTTTGACCAAAACTTATCAGCTGGTTGACGATCCATCCGTCGATGATTTAATATCGTGGAGCGAGGATGGATCGGCGTTCATCGTCTGGCGACCTGCCGAATTCGCCAGAGATTTGCTTCCCAAGTACTTCAAACACAACAATTTCTCCAGCTTCGTTCGCCAGCTCAACACTTAC GGATTCCGGAAAGTCGTGCCGGATCGATGGGAGTTCGCGAAcgatttcttcaagaaaggcGAGAAAGGACTTCTCCGGGAGATTCAGCGCCGGAAAATCTCTCCATCCGTGTCGGCGGCAGCTACGGTTGTTCCGCCAGCGATGGCGGCGATATCCGCGTTGGCTCCCCGGGTGTCTCCATCTAACTCCGGCGACGAGCAAGTGATCTCGTCCAATTCGTCTCCGGTGGCGGCTCCGGCAATGTTGGCTTGCCGAATCAGGAGCTCCACCTCCACGTCGGACGTTCTTGAAGAAAACGAGAGGTTGAGGAAAGAGAACATGCAGCTGAGTCACGAGTTGACTCAGCTCCGTGGGTTATGTAATAACATATTGGCGTTGATGACGAACTACGCGTCTGGTCAGTTAGACAGCGGTGGCGgtggcggaggaggaggaggaggaggagtggATGACGGTAGGACTCTAGAGCTGTCGCCGGTGAAAGAGGCTGAGCCGGCTGCAGAAGACGCCGGTTGCAACGGAGCAAACGCGGAGGCTTCCGGGgcggaagaggaggaggaggaggaagaagaggaggagatgAGGCCGAGGTTGTTCGGGGTTTCGATCGGGGTGAAGCGCGTGAGGAGAGACGAAGACGAAGAGGAACAACATCGGGAAGGCTCCGAGGGGGCGAAGCAAGAGCCGTCGGATGGGAGCTTGAAGCGCGATTGTGACGCCACGTGGCTGGAGCTCGGAAAGTGA